A single Paenibacillus kribbensis DNA region contains:
- a CDS encoding patatin-like phospholipase family protein gives MLINAVFQGGGVKGISLAGAVKAAEEHGTVFNRVAGTSSGAIVAALLAAGYSADEMKAVIEKTPLVKLLRRSPVFNIKWIGPAARIFLKKGLYSGEALEHWVRELLRAKGVRTFADLPPGKLRIIASDITNGRILVLPEDIKRFGINPSSLEVAKAIRMSTSIPYFFDPVMLRLDSALAKGKTFSQQFVFVVDGALLSNLPLWLFDEPVNEREAKTIPTVGFQMVGRTGTETKVSYIRGPLTMLQAIFDTMLSAHDERYIEQENRYRTIKIPTLGIRTAQFNISPEQSNLLYASGVQAGEAFFHKWSITSYQQQYSKYQLMKNTMYAMK, from the coding sequence ATGCTGATCAATGCTGTGTTCCAGGGTGGAGGGGTTAAGGGTATATCGCTGGCGGGTGCAGTTAAGGCTGCGGAGGAGCATGGGACTGTATTCAATCGTGTAGCCGGCACATCATCAGGAGCTATCGTCGCTGCTTTATTGGCGGCAGGATACTCGGCAGATGAAATGAAAGCCGTGATTGAGAAGACCCCCTTGGTTAAGTTGTTGCGGCGTTCTCCGGTGTTTAACATCAAGTGGATTGGGCCGGCTGCTCGTATCTTCCTGAAAAAAGGGCTCTACTCAGGGGAAGCACTGGAGCACTGGGTACGTGAACTGTTGCGAGCCAAGGGAGTCCGTACATTCGCGGATTTACCCCCTGGCAAGCTGCGGATTATTGCTTCAGACATCACGAATGGCCGCATTTTGGTACTGCCTGAGGATATTAAACGTTTTGGTATCAACCCTTCTTCGCTGGAGGTCGCCAAGGCCATTCGAATGAGCACAAGTATCCCTTATTTTTTTGATCCGGTGATGTTAAGACTTGATTCTGCACTTGCCAAAGGGAAAACTTTTTCCCAACAATTTGTTTTTGTTGTTGATGGAGCATTGCTAAGCAATCTGCCTTTGTGGCTATTTGATGAGCCTGTGAACGAACGTGAAGCCAAGACGATTCCAACGGTAGGATTTCAGATGGTGGGCAGAACGGGGACGGAAACCAAGGTTTCTTATATCCGGGGGCCATTGACGATGCTGCAGGCTATTTTTGATACGATGCTATCGGCGCACGATGAACGATATATCGAGCAGGAGAACCGATACCGGACTATTAAAATCCCAACGTTGGGTATCCGCACCGCGCAATTCAACATTTCTCCAGAGCAGAGCAATTTGTTGTATGCTTCCGGTGTGCAGGCAGGGGAAGCCTTTTTCCACAAATGGAGCATTACATCCTATCAACAGCAGTACAGCAAGTATCAATTGATGAAAAATACAATGTACGCCATGAAGTAA